One Amorphoplanes digitatis genomic window carries:
- a CDS encoding TetR/AcrR family transcriptional regulator: MLDAARAVSEADGWAAVTSRRLADVIGYTQPVLYAHFPGGKTDIMRTVALSGFTELASATRAAVGRKTGARAVTAVAGAYLDFAAVHPSLYEAELAARFGTDRR; this comes from the coding sequence ATCCTCGACGCGGCCCGGGCCGTGTCCGAGGCCGACGGCTGGGCCGCCGTCACGTCGCGGCGGCTCGCCGACGTGATCGGCTACACGCAGCCCGTGCTCTACGCGCACTTCCCCGGCGGGAAGACCGATATCATGCGCACGGTGGCGCTCTCCGGATTCACCGAGCTGGCATCGGCGACGCGAGCCGCCGTGGGGCGCAAGACCGGCGCGCGGGCCGTCACGGCGGTGGCCGGCGCATACCTCGACTTCGCGGCGGTGCATCCGTCGCTCTACGAGGCCGAGCTCGCCGCCCGCTTCGGGACCGACCGCCGGTAG
- a CDS encoding DUF1772 domain-containing protein yields MPYWYIASLILTAGLAAAGWGGPAAGAAIAAAALLAVSVVMSIALLVPINNRSATWTADDHPDDWREQQQRWDRLHYARVAVIVAAFVLTLVAATAG; encoded by the coding sequence ATGCCGTACTGGTACATCGCGTCGCTGATCCTCACGGCCGGTTTGGCCGCCGCCGGCTGGGGCGGGCCGGCGGCCGGCGCCGCCATCGCCGCCGCCGCCCTGCTCGCCGTGAGCGTCGTCATGTCGATCGCCCTGCTCGTGCCCATCAACAACCGCTCCGCGACGTGGACGGCCGACGACCACCCAGACGACTGGCGTGAGCAGCAGCAGCGCTGGGACCGCCTGCACTACGCGCGGGTGGCCGTCATCGTCGCCGCGTTCGTGCTCACCCTGGTCGCCGCGACCGCCGGCTGA
- a CDS encoding YdeI/OmpD-associated family protein, producing the protein MAATRRRFTSTVQAAPRGHVLIPVPFDPDTVWGRKDRHLVGGTVNGVRVRGAVTTAPDGYALTLGPAWLRDCDLAPGHKVTVEIMPEGPQRADLPDDVAAALDADPKAGAFFDSLAQFYRRAYLRWIDATRRRPEQRPERIAEMIRLLATEQKQRPRPQP; encoded by the coding sequence ATGGCAGCGACCCGCCGTCGGTTCACCTCCACGGTGCAGGCCGCGCCTCGTGGTCATGTCCTGATCCCTGTCCCCTTCGACCCTGACACCGTGTGGGGGCGCAAGGATCGTCATCTGGTGGGCGGCACGGTCAACGGTGTGCGCGTGCGCGGCGCGGTCACCACGGCACCGGACGGCTACGCACTTACCCTCGGCCCTGCCTGGCTGCGTGATTGCGACCTGGCCCCCGGGCACAAAGTCACCGTCGAGATCATGCCGGAGGGTCCTCAGCGCGCCGACCTGCCCGACGATGTCGCCGCGGCCCTGGACGCCGACCCGAAGGCCGGGGCCTTCTTCGACTCCCTCGCTCAGTTCTACCGCCGCGCCTATCTGCGATGGATCGACGCCACCAGACGCCGGCCCGAGCAACGCCCCGAGCGCATCGCCGAGATGATCCGTCTGCTGGCGACCGAGCAGAAACAGCGTCCCCGGCCACAGCCGTGA
- a CDS encoding winged helix DNA-binding domain-containing protein — protein MVRDLDIARWRLRSQHLAAPHAAAAGEAVGSLLAVQAENPGQAAWAVAARTRHPDRADLATLLDEGVVLRTHVLRPTWHFVRAEDLGWLLDLTGPRVRRVTGQQLRAVHGLDERAVDRAVVAVTEALAGRQLTRARLADELGGRGVGGSGQMLMILLAHAELDGLICSGAVVDGEHTYALMAERVPAPRRLDRGEALAELALRYFTGHGPATERDLAYWATLTLTDVRAGLHEVRDRLDSFHHDGRTFWHAPADPPDGPEEPAGHLLQVLDETYRGYQDSRWVLDAAGAVPRTRESAIGMALVDAQLVAAMRRTVTPDHVRFDLLPYRPLAPAQIDALGQAAERYGRFLRLDARLALPG, from the coding sequence ATGGTGCGGGACCTCGATATTGCTCGCTGGCGGCTGCGTAGTCAGCACCTGGCCGCGCCGCACGCCGCCGCGGCCGGCGAGGCTGTCGGTTCGCTGCTGGCGGTCCAGGCGGAGAATCCGGGTCAGGCGGCGTGGGCCGTGGCGGCGCGCACCCGGCACCCGGACCGGGCGGACCTGGCGACGCTGCTCGACGAGGGCGTCGTTCTGCGGACGCATGTGCTGCGGCCGACCTGGCATTTCGTGCGCGCCGAGGATCTCGGCTGGCTGCTCGACCTGACCGGTCCCCGTGTCCGGCGGGTCACCGGGCAGCAGCTGCGCGCCGTACACGGCCTCGACGAGCGTGCCGTCGACCGGGCGGTCGTCGCCGTCACCGAGGCGCTGGCGGGCCGGCAGCTCACCCGCGCCCGGCTGGCCGACGAGCTGGGCGGGCGCGGCGTCGGGGGGAGCGGGCAGATGCTGATGATCCTCCTCGCGCACGCCGAGCTGGACGGGCTGATCTGTAGCGGAGCGGTCGTCGACGGCGAGCACACCTACGCCCTCATGGCCGAGCGGGTGCCGGCGCCGCGGCGGCTCGACCGCGGCGAGGCCCTGGCCGAGCTCGCCCTGCGCTACTTCACCGGACACGGCCCCGCGACCGAACGCGACCTCGCCTACTGGGCCACCCTCACCCTCACCGACGTGCGGGCCGGCCTGCACGAGGTCCGCGACCGGCTCGACTCGTTCCACCACGACGGGCGCACCTTCTGGCACGCCCCGGCCGATCCGCCCGACGGTCCCGAGGAGCCCGCCGGCCATCTCCTCCAGGTCCTCGACGAGACCTACCGCGGCTACCAGGACTCCCGCTGGGTGCTGGACGCCGCCGGCGCCGTGCCCCGCACCCGGGAGTCCGCGATCGGGATGGCTCTGGTCGACGCTCAACTGGTCGCCGCCATGCGGCGGACCGTCACCCCCGACCACGTGCGCTTCGACCTGTTGCCCTACCGGCCCCTGGCGCCCGCACAGATCGACGCCCTCGGCCAGGCCGCCGAACGGTACGGCCGATTCCTGCGGCTCGACGCCCGGCTCGCCCTGCCGGGGTGA
- a CDS encoding cyclase family protein — protein sequence MSILQALVAGISGGSIAVVDLTAPLSSRTPILRLPEPFADTATFSLEEISRYDDRGPAWYWNNIHTGEHTGTHLDAPVHWVTAKDGEDVSQILPRRLVAPAAVIDVADRVAADPDFLLEVDDVRRWEAAHGPLPEGGWLLLRTGWDARSGDQEAFLNADETGPHTPGISVEAAKWLAEEAPVIGVGVETVGTDAGAAHSFDPPFPCHTFVLGAGKYGLTQLQNLNELPPTGAVLITAPLPIVGGSGSPTRVLALIER from the coding sequence ATGAGCATTCTGCAGGCACTCGTGGCCGGGATCAGCGGTGGGTCCATCGCCGTCGTCGACCTCACCGCGCCGCTGTCCAGCCGTACCCCGATCCTCAGGCTGCCGGAGCCGTTCGCCGACACGGCGACCTTCAGCCTGGAGGAGATCAGCCGGTACGACGACCGCGGGCCGGCCTGGTACTGGAACAACATCCACACCGGCGAGCACACCGGCACCCATCTGGACGCCCCGGTGCACTGGGTCACCGCCAAGGACGGCGAGGACGTCTCGCAGATCCTGCCGCGGCGGCTGGTCGCGCCGGCCGCGGTGATCGACGTGGCGGACCGGGTCGCGGCCGATCCCGACTTCCTGCTGGAGGTCGATGACGTACGGCGGTGGGAGGCGGCGCACGGGCCGTTGCCGGAGGGCGGCTGGCTGCTGCTGCGTACCGGATGGGACGCCCGGTCCGGCGACCAGGAGGCGTTCCTCAACGCCGACGAGACCGGCCCGCACACCCCCGGCATCTCGGTCGAGGCGGCGAAGTGGCTGGCCGAGGAGGCGCCGGTGATCGGCGTCGGCGTGGAGACGGTCGGCACGGACGCCGGTGCCGCGCACTCGTTCGACCCGCCGTTCCCGTGCCACACGTTCGTGCTCGGCGCCGGCAAGTACGGGCTGACCCAGCTACAGAATCTCAACGAGCTGCCGCCTACCGGCGCCGTGCTGATCACCGCACCCCTGCCGATCGTCGGCGGTTCCGGCAGCCCCACCCGGGTCCTCGCCCTCATCGAGCGATGA
- a CDS encoding thiamine pyrophosphate-binding protein, producing MTATVAEVVGATLAGLGADHVFGVVGSGNFHVTNALVRHGARFVATRHEGGAATAADAYARVSGRVGVVTVHQGCGLTNAMTGITEAAKSRTPMLVLAAEPAASALRSNFRVDQDALAHAVGAVSDRVHRPDTAVADTVRAWRTAVGQRRTVVLNLPLDIQGAPAEPGVPQDQLDVRQPRASDEAVTDLADLLTRARRPVFIAGRGALDARAELETLASACGALLATSAVAKGLFAGNPWSLDVSGGFATPLAAELIGAADLVVAWGASLNMWTTRHGALLGAGATVVQVDLDPAALGAHHRVDAGIVGDARTSALAVRAALPGESAGYRTAEVSARLGAEGRWRDVAYTDDGDGSHIDPRTASIALDDLLPAERVVAVDSGNFMGYPSMFLSVPDHRGFCFTQAFQSIGLGLASALGAALAAPDRLPVAACGDGGFLMGIAELDTVRRLGLGMLVVVYNDDAYGAEVHHFGPAGHPLSTVVFPETDLAAIARGYGCEAATVRRDGDLAPVADWVAGPRHVPMVVDLKVSAGRPAWWLEEAFRGH from the coding sequence ATGACGGCGACCGTCGCCGAGGTGGTCGGCGCGACGCTGGCCGGCCTCGGCGCCGACCACGTCTTCGGTGTCGTCGGTAGCGGCAACTTCCACGTCACCAACGCGCTGGTGCGGCACGGCGCGCGGTTCGTCGCCACCCGCCACGAGGGCGGCGCGGCGACGGCGGCCGACGCGTACGCCCGGGTCAGCGGGCGCGTCGGCGTTGTCACCGTGCACCAGGGTTGCGGGCTGACCAACGCGATGACCGGCATCACCGAGGCGGCGAAGAGCCGCACGCCGATGCTGGTCCTCGCCGCCGAGCCGGCGGCCAGCGCGCTGCGGTCGAACTTCCGGGTCGACCAGGACGCCCTGGCCCACGCGGTCGGCGCGGTGAGCGACCGGGTACACCGGCCGGACACGGCGGTCGCCGACACCGTGCGGGCCTGGCGTACCGCGGTGGGGCAGCGCCGGACCGTCGTGCTCAACCTCCCGCTCGACATCCAGGGCGCGCCCGCGGAACCGGGCGTACCCCAGGATCAGCTCGACGTGCGGCAGCCGCGCGCGTCCGACGAGGCGGTCACGGACCTGGCCGATCTGCTCACCCGCGCGCGGCGCCCGGTCTTCATCGCCGGCCGCGGCGCCCTCGACGCGCGGGCGGAACTCGAGACGCTCGCCTCGGCCTGCGGAGCGCTGCTGGCCACCTCGGCGGTGGCCAAGGGACTGTTCGCCGGCAACCCGTGGAGCCTCGACGTGTCCGGCGGCTTCGCCACACCGCTGGCCGCCGAGCTGATCGGCGCCGCCGACCTGGTCGTGGCCTGGGGCGCGTCGCTGAACATGTGGACCACCCGGCACGGCGCGCTGCTCGGTGCCGGCGCCACGGTGGTCCAGGTCGACCTCGACCCGGCCGCGCTGGGCGCCCACCACCGCGTCGACGCCGGCATCGTCGGCGACGCCCGCACCAGCGCGCTCGCGGTGCGCGCCGCCCTGCCGGGGGAGAGCGCCGGCTACCGCACCGCGGAGGTGTCGGCCCGGCTGGGCGCCGAGGGGCGGTGGCGGGACGTCGCGTACACCGATGACGGCGACGGCTCGCACATCGACCCGCGCACGGCCAGCATCGCGCTCGACGACCTGCTTCCCGCCGAGCGGGTGGTCGCGGTCGACTCCGGCAACTTCATGGGGTACCCGTCGATGTTCCTGTCCGTGCCGGACCACCGCGGCTTCTGCTTCACCCAGGCGTTCCAGTCCATCGGGCTGGGACTGGCCAGCGCGCTCGGTGCGGCGCTGGCCGCACCGGACCGGCTGCCGGTGGCCGCGTGCGGCGACGGCGGCTTCCTGATGGGCATCGCCGAGCTGGACACCGTACGGCGGCTCGGGCTGGGAATGCTCGTGGTGGTGTACAACGACGACGCCTACGGCGCCGAGGTGCACCACTTCGGCCCCGCCGGGCATCCGCTCTCCACCGTCGTCTTCCCCGAGACCGACCTGGCCGCGATCGCCCGTGGCTACGGCTGCGAAGCGGCGACCGTCCGGCGGGACGGCGACCTGGCCCCGGTCGCGGACTGGGTGGCCGGCCCGCGCCACGTGCCGATGGTGGTCGACCTGAAGGTCTCCGCGGGCCGCCCCGCGTGGTGGCTGGAGGAGGCGTTCCGGGGACACTGA
- a CDS encoding fluorothreonine transaldolase, with the protein MSSAQQPMTLARISRLIEQEEIESAAVLHLTANETLPSPAAQRVLSTPLGNRYLLEHLEMREDSPSRLNNFLYRGMNGVNAIEASATEVCRQLFGADYAEFRCLSGIHAMQTTFAALSQPGEKIMRISTKDGGHFLTELICRSFGRRSCTYAYRDLSEIDLDRTREVFEAERPTLLFLDAMNYLFPFPVRELKEMCGDVPLVYDASHTLGLIAGGQFQNPLAEGADILQANTHKTMFGPQKGIILGNSRGLMERISYTLSNGMVSSQHTASTLALFIALHEMYFHGREYASRVVESSRYLAAALHDRGVPMIAADRGFTRNHMSFIDNRPLGAGPALLERLLRAGIAVNRSVAFEQTDTMRLGVQEVVRRGFTNADFDLVADWLAQLLLHDADPGPISLAVADLVGSRNQIKYCEPEHGLVTEAVPRIGGTAAIGRPAAPSTPVAAPRWADIQLRREPIEIDHRSFDGARSLGRLAGVFEHQTDSAGNISFQRDGSTFVTATGAYIRDLGPADFVELEARTGTTLRCRGTGTPSAESYMHYLMRTTVDAAFVVHNHYIPDDQELSRFDVLVIPPKEYGSVQLAESVAEAARKSRLIYVRRHGLVLWSASLEEGSELLATLAKALHATANA; encoded by the coding sequence ATGTCCTCAGCACAGCAACCCATGACGCTCGCCCGGATAAGCCGACTGATCGAACAGGAAGAAATCGAGTCGGCCGCCGTTCTCCACCTGACCGCCAACGAGACGCTGCCGTCACCGGCGGCGCAACGGGTGCTGTCCACCCCACTCGGAAACCGGTACCTGTTGGAACACCTGGAGATGCGCGAGGACTCGCCGTCGCGGCTGAACAATTTCCTCTACCGGGGAATGAACGGCGTCAACGCGATCGAGGCGTCCGCGACGGAGGTCTGCCGGCAACTCTTCGGCGCCGATTACGCCGAGTTCCGGTGCCTCTCCGGCATCCACGCGATGCAGACGACCTTCGCCGCGCTGTCCCAGCCCGGCGAGAAGATCATGCGCATTTCCACAAAGGACGGCGGCCATTTCCTCACCGAGCTGATCTGCCGCTCCTTCGGCCGGCGCAGCTGCACGTACGCCTACCGCGACCTCTCCGAGATCGACCTGGACCGCACCCGGGAGGTCTTCGAGGCCGAACGACCCACGCTGCTGTTCCTGGACGCGATGAACTACCTGTTCCCCTTCCCCGTGCGCGAGCTGAAGGAGATGTGCGGCGACGTGCCGCTGGTCTACGACGCCTCGCACACCCTCGGGCTGATCGCCGGCGGCCAGTTCCAGAACCCGCTCGCCGAGGGCGCCGACATCCTTCAGGCCAACACCCACAAGACGATGTTCGGACCGCAGAAGGGCATCATTCTCGGCAACAGCCGGGGGCTGATGGAACGGATCAGCTACACCCTGTCCAACGGCATGGTCAGCAGCCAGCACACCGCCTCGACGCTCGCGCTGTTCATCGCCCTGCACGAGATGTACTTCCACGGCCGCGAATACGCCAGCCGGGTCGTCGAGAGCTCCCGGTATCTGGCCGCAGCCCTGCACGACCGCGGGGTACCGATGATCGCCGCCGACCGCGGCTTCACCCGCAACCACATGTCCTTCATCGACAACCGGCCGCTCGGCGCCGGCCCGGCCCTGCTGGAACGGCTGCTGCGGGCCGGGATCGCGGTCAACCGCTCCGTGGCGTTCGAGCAGACCGACACGATGCGCCTCGGCGTACAGGAGGTCGTGCGGCGCGGGTTCACGAACGCGGACTTCGATCTCGTGGCGGACTGGCTGGCGCAACTGCTGCTGCACGACGCGGACCCGGGACCGATCTCGCTGGCCGTCGCCGACCTGGTCGGCTCCCGGAATCAGATCAAGTACTGCGAGCCCGAGCACGGGCTCGTGACGGAGGCGGTGCCCAGGATCGGCGGCACCGCGGCCATCGGCCGGCCGGCGGCACCCTCCACCCCTGTCGCCGCACCGCGCTGGGCCGACATCCAGCTGCGCCGCGAGCCCATCGAGATCGATCACCGGTCGTTCGACGGTGCCCGGTCACTCGGCCGGCTCGCCGGTGTCTTCGAGCACCAGACCGACTCGGCGGGAAACATCAGCTTCCAGCGCGACGGCAGCACCTTCGTCACCGCCACCGGCGCCTACATCCGGGACCTGGGACCGGCCGACTTCGTCGAGCTGGAGGCCCGCACCGGCACCACGCTGCGGTGCCGCGGCACCGGCACGCCGTCCGCCGAGTCGTACATGCACTACCTGATGCGTACCACGGTCGACGCCGCCTTCGTCGTGCACAACCACTACATCCCCGACGACCAGGAGCTCAGCCGGTTCGACGTGCTGGTCATCCCGCCCAAGGAGTACGGCAGCGTCCAGCTCGCCGAATCCGTCGCCGAGGCGGCCCGGAAGAGCCGGCTCATCTACGTCCGGCGGCACGGCCTGGTGCTCTGGAGCGCCTCGCTGGAGGAGGGGAGCGAACTGCTCGCCACCCTGGCCAAGGCGCTGCACGCGACCGCGAACGCCTGA